TTTGGGTTAACTAATGTTAACCTTTTGATTAATATAATATGtcttttgttggccgttcaaaaaaaaaagaaataaggCCAAGCCTACGGTTTATGGATATACGCTGAACAGGAAGATATATATTGCCTATGATGACACCTTTGCACATGTATCTTGGAGCCGTTGAAATATGTTCAGCCAATTGTCTAAGCGCTGTTGTGGCCTTTTGCAACGTGGAGAATCCTAAATTATTACGCGCGCGCATCAAGGTTTTGTTTGAAATATTCATATTTATTCTTTAAATCATTTGATATTCTTAAAAATAAATTACGACTTATATGAAAACGGCGCTTGAAAGTTTTTTCATCATAATCATATATTGGTCCGGGTGAGAAGTAATCACGTACTAATAAATCATGGGCGGCTTGCCGTTTGCGACATATATATTTTCTTCGCTTGGGTTGGGaacttccttcttcttcatcttcaacaaTAGCTTGTAACACTTTCTGAACGGCCGATAATATCAGTTCCGTGCCGTCGTCGTCAGATGAGGATGACAAAACAAATTGCTCATATGAATCTGACGAACTTAAAGACTGCATTTTCTTTTGAAATTTGAGATGGTGTAGAGAATTTGATGTTAAATGGTTTGTGGAAAATGGTTTTTAAGTTTGTTTAATAttgtatttatataatatattttcttctgtTCCCTCTCTGATTCCGCTAATGCTCAGGGTATCCTAATATTTATCCTAATATTTGCTAAAAGGTATCATACATAAAACATACATAAAACGgagaaatagaaaaaaaaattgcACTTCGCAAAAAAAAAAGTTGAGGGTAGCCCGTGCACCCCTGGTTTGCACATAGATCCGCCCTCATGCTCCTCCACGTCCCAGTTGAGGGCTTGGGTGAACCTTGTGTATGAAACCGTTACCTTGATCGTTCCTTTTCCCTGATACAATTATGTTCGTTTTATGTGTTAAACAACAATTGTATAGATTATACATATATGCTGGAAGGTATGCTTTATTCATCACATAGATTAGCTATTACAAACAACGGATGTAAATCAACTTATTCAGCAGTCAACTAGAGACTAGTGACCTAGTAGAGATATTCCTACTGACCCGACTAAACAGTAGATAAACAAATGACTAAGCAATATCCAGCACATGACTCAAATTCCAACACAACAAATTACAATATATCCGGGAGAATTTTTTTCCACATCCTAGTTTGTAGCCTTCAAATAGACACCGATACCATCAAAATAAAGACTCTGAAAGCCGTAAAATCCAGCAAAAGAGCCTATATCCCATGATACCGAAAAAGGCGACCCTTTGGCATTACCAAATGGCCCATGGACCTTTTTGTTGGTTGTGAATGTTATTGATGAAATTATTATGTGGCGGGTGGGAAGTGTATCAACCATGCCACTAAGGCCAATAATTTCTTCATCCGCATCAAGCACTACAAGATCAGCAACGCTAACTCCACTCCGACCATCTACCTTTTCAGAAGTGTTAAACACCAGACGGTTAATGGCATCCCCTGTACGAAAAATGGTTATCGTACTCAAACGTTGATTTCCCTCAAGTAGGAAGGACCACCGAGTTTGTGGATCATATGGACTCCCCCATGGTCCGATACTCAAGACTTCCCCATGGGCTTTCAAATAGACACCAAGGCCACCAATGCCACGAACCCAATCGCTAGCAATGCCGTAAAATCCGACTAATGAGCCTTTGTCCCAAGGTAAGGAGAACATAGGGTCGGTTGTTCCACCAAATGGTCCATGTGTGGTCTTGTTCGTTACAAAAGACAATGAAGAAAGGTATGTATCACGACCTTTAATACCAATGCTTACTTTAATTCCAACTATTTCCTCATCCGCCTCAAGCGTGACCTGTAAATACATGTATATGTGTCATCATGAAGATTATCAGGTTTGTTAAATTTGTGTATATGTGTTGGTTTGCAGGTCTTTCCCAACATTTTGAATGACCTGTGCGTCTAATGAAAATGGGCCATAAAAAACTAATATACAAAAATTAAACTCACTAGTAAAATTGtacattgaaaaataaaaattatagatATATGTATAATTTTGTTAATAGATAAGGCCTACAaaagaggaggaggaggagaacTAAGCAAGAAAAAGTGGAGCTATCATGTTTTAAACATGACCTCATTTGTGGCATATAGAGGATCTTACCAACTATTCATTCACTACTTGTATTTATATATTGAATATGATAACCAAATACTAATAacaattaaaaatatttatatatgcGACCACCCACTCGGCACGCTCTATGAGCAGGCCTGTGTGTGTACGCTCGTGTAGTAAGTAGATGGAgttaaaatacatatttttaccAAGGAAACATTTTGTCCAGCAACCAAGCTACCAAAGTTGTCGGAAATGCTCAATGCACCTCCAAATTCTGTGGTGAACTGGAGAGAGTGTATTATACGATCACCATGATCAATCTTTATACTTTTCAGCTTATGACCTTCCTGAATTTCAAAAGACCAGTTACTCTGAGGCTGTCCGATAAATTGTCCCCGAGGTTCCACCCTAATAAATCCCGCTCGTGGAATGCTAATGTTTTGTAGTACTCCTGCCATGCTGTATCAAAGAGAGAGAGCAAGTGATATTCAGAACTTCACTGGATACTAATGAAGTGTTGTTGAGTACCAAAGGGCTTGTTGCCCCAGATTAGATTAGGGGTGTTCACGCTCCGGTTTTTAAGGTTTTTATGTTAAAACATGAACCAAACCATTGGTATCAGTTTTGTTGCTTGTTAAGCGAAACTAAGTCGTTGAAAACTAAAATCAAAGGAAACCAAACTGTTACAAGCGGTTTGGGTTTGGTTTAGCCCCAGATTAGGGGTGTTGACCCAGATACATGTATCTCTAATGAGATCTGATGCATACATATTTAAGAATTGCATTGGAAATACATTAAAAATTTACATAACACAAACAATCTGTGAAGTAAAGCAAACTTGCACAAAATGGTCATGCAAAGCTTCACTAGACCAGGTAGCCCATATGGGAGAGATTGGAGTTAAGTTAAAAGGCATTTAGCTTACTTTGAATGAAGTCCTATACCTAAAAGAAAATTTTATTATGGGAGAGATTGGAGTTAAGTTAAAATGGTCATTACTATACCTAAAAGaaaattttataataattaaatatataacactacttTACGCTCCAGCCCGGTCCTATACGGTTTAAACAGCCAGCTTACGGTGTGTAAAACACAAGTCAAACCATTCGCTATTCGCTTTGAAAAATATGAAGCCAACCGACGGAAAACTAAAAATTTAAACCGACCATGAAACCAAAATGATGACCAGTTCGAGGGGTTTCACAGTTTAAAACCAAACCATTATCACCCCTACTTCAAGTACGAGGCATTGATGTAGTCGTAGATTTGGTGAGTTAGCCGTTCTTTAatgaaataataaataaaagaaaagtgTTATGGGTGGGGGGAAGATCAAAAGTCAATCAAAATTTAGTATAAATTCTAGGATTTCGGTTCGAAACTAACAAAAATAAAACTTGAATTTAgctattttttaaatatatgatTCATACCTGCTAGCTTTTCACGCCTTCTTTTAATCGAAACTAGCTGGGTTGAATGTCGAAGAAGGCATAACACCCTCTGAATTTATATGCAAAAACTCGTACGTATTGTGTGGTGTTATTTTGACCAGTAAATGAGATCTTTTTGGTCACGTGTTCAATGCCTTAAAATATCTTTATAACGTTTTGTACAGTATATACATAAATCTGAAAAAGGTTGTCGTTATTTACTACATTTTTTCTATAATATTTTGTTTTCTAATTTATTCAATCCACTTGTAGCCACCCTTCTATATCGATCACCAATTTTTGGAAAACGCTCCTATGTATCATGTGGTCTTCCTTTTCTACTAATACTAGTAATAACACCTAGACGCGTTGCGGTGCAGGTACATCGCAAATGTTGAACATATTACTCGGAGCGTTATgtctgagttttttttttttaaataaccatATGAAAATGTTTTAATTGAACTCAATGTTACCTATATCGTACTACAGTTagatcaaaacgtaaagtaaatcttATACCGTATAATAATAACGTATTATATGCGACCCGACTAACTTAAATTTATATCATCAAGTCAAAATGTATTATATGCAACCCAATTCATACGTAGGAAATGTACAAAATAAAGCACGAAAGCGTGCATCAAATTCACATCAAAACGTAGACAAACTCGGatttatacaaaaaaaatataccaAGACAATCGAATATTGTACCAACTATGCGACATGATTATGTATGACTTATTATCGATCATTTAAGTTAACATAGACCAACTTGAATTTTTTACAAGACTCGTTTTCAAACAAAAATTTACGTTGAAATGTACATAAAAAGCCAGCACGAAAAAGTATTATATAGTATtataaatgaaaacaaactttacgtcgaaacgtacataaaaagtAAGTCTGGAATCATAAAAAAGCACGCAACAAATTAAAGTTTTTTAAGTTAATGAACGAAACTATTATGAAAAATATAAGATTATATATACTCTCAAGTGGGTCAAAGTTATATTTTTTCAATTATAAAAAAAGTATCGGGAAAAATTATATCTCCTAAACTTAACGGCCAAGGGTgagtgaaaatatgatttaaCAAAGGAAATTACCAAAGTCAATGGTCTTTAACAAAGTTGATGTAAAAAAGGAAACGACCAAAGTCTGAGTGTCTAAATTTGAAAATTTATGTAAGTGTAGGTGGGAGACAAAGCCGGTGGAAGAGCCCACGTAAAAAATATCAACTCGAATTTGTACCATTACGTATATAATAATACACACGTAAAAATTAGTTTTTTAAGTAAAGGTACAAAAGGGATAAACTCAAAATTTTAGAAACTCGAGAGGGTTAAAatgatattttacaaagtttataaaCATATCGAcaaattagtttttttaaatagcGAGTGGAAATTACTGAAGAATAATTAAATTAGTAAAAACTTTAATaggataaaaataatatattatatatcgTACAGGGGTAAAGTTAAAAGATTAGTGTCTAAAGGGTTATATTGTAAAAATTGTAAAATGAAGTAATTTCTTCACGCGCAGGAATTCAGTCGATGTTAGTTTAGTTCGTTACGGTATAGATACAGTACCGATACTCAGTAAATTAACCGAACGAAAAAAACCCTAAAAGTATAATACCGATAATCGATATAATTAACAAAAATATTGTAATTgaaagttcaaaaaaaaaagacaaaaacaaaAAGGGGGCTCATTTTAGCATAGATAGGCGTGCTAACATCAACAAATTATGGTTTCGTTTGGTAATTTGGTATTCATGCTCATTATTATTGTTTGCGTACTAGTCATCTTGACTTTACTATATCATAAAATTAACTCTTCAATTGGTATGTTAAGTTTACAAATATTTCCATGCATATGTTAtatggggatggttcaaatgaaaaccacttttattataaaaactcgaaaactaactaaaaaagcctaaaaaaacctaaaaacatacaaaaaatttttttttttttacaattttttttagaaaaatcgctactttttatatatggaaaaaaaattcaaaaacaaaaaaaaaaaaaaaaattggttgtactgcacatgtgcactaatacggaaagcctaaaccacttaacccaccccccaccgacaccccccaaaaacctaaaccccccacccccccccccaaaacctaaattcaccatcccaccaaaagcctaacccccccccccccaaaaaaaaaaaaaaaaaaaaaaaaacctaaacccccccaccctcccgaaaacctaaaactaaaccctaaacataaacccgaaaaaaacctaaacccccctcccccccacacccaaaaacctaatcctaatcctaaacctccaaaaaaactaaccctaaaagctaaactagaatcaaaaaaactaattttaagcatgtaatgcacattgtagtacatgttatattgcacatgtggactactataataatagtattgaaaacaataCGACaccataaatttttttttatgtcataaaaaatatgctcgaatatacttgaatgaaagataagaaaatttgtgatcttatggtgcaatttttgttttaaaatgataacgtatggagaaatgggaaatgtttgaaaagttatatattttttgttccaattttacccctccttcattaaaagtcttccctccctcctttttagtgggttttaattagttttctagttttcaaaataactagtggttttcatttgaaccttccccatGTTATATTTATTAACATCGACAAATATCCTAACTTATGCATATGACAGTAATTTATCTTGAATAATAATCTATATACAATTTCATATGCGCAATTTAAAATAGAATAATCATCAATATATTTTTTTGAATACTTGGCAAAAAGTTATAACCTTATACAATCAATAGTTAAATCAGATTTTTTATAATTAGGCTAAGCCCAAGTCCCGGTGGGTTACCTGACCCGGCCGGGCAAGGCCGGCCCTGAAGGTGGGCGGAGAGGACCACCGGTCATGGCCCGATATATCGAAGGACCCGTTATTTAAGAAAAAAATGCTATatttatatgtaaaaaaataaattaatagggtatacccatataaacaccaacataggcccacttacaaaactatttttatggtttagattagttattagcccattgtCATTAGGTTTAGACTACCTAATACCCAATTTCTTTAAGGCCTAAGGGCATGTATTTTTGAGTTCGAACAGGGTATACGAATTCTCGGGGCCGGCCCTGCGGCCGGGTGACGGGgctgaaaaaatatatattttttaatgttttcATTCAAATGTTTCGATCACTAAGCGTTTGACTATTTAACTTAAACATTAATTGTTTTTAGTGTTTATGATAGGCTTTTGTAAAGGTGTGAACCGGACGGACGACAAAGCACGCGAAGAACTGAACATTATTAAACTGCTAACTCTTTGGAAAGGATTATGAAAAGGTTGAAGCATGATCATGCACAATAATGTTTTCGAGTTTAGAACTTTAATGCTTTTACGTGTAATAGTCCGTTATGTCAGGTCGTCTAGGTTATCAGTTAACCCAAACGTATAAGttctatgttaaaaaaaaatctgGAACCAATCATCCACATTTATTAAAATATTGTAGAAATCGGGTTAGAGTGTTGCAACTAACTTAAGAACACTAAAATCACTAAGTGATTTTCTTTAATGTTTATTATGTTTTCTCCTTCAATATTTTTGGCTTAGTGATTTTCTTTAGCAAGTACATATATGTTAATCATCTTTACAAGTTTATAAGTGCCAACAATATAAGTATGAAGTGTAGGTATTTTTTATACATGCATAAAGTTAATTGTTTGCTCACCATATCATAAAAAATCTTTATAATATTCAACCCACATACATACAAAGTGAAGTATGATCGGAAAGAGTTTCTACCAAACTAGTTATCTCTTTATATACAATTGAAGAGTCGTAGCCGAACTTGTACCAAATTTGAAAAGTCCCTTTATTAGaaaaactaggttagaaccccgtgtattacacggattgaataaatgtaattttatatatattaaataaaaaaacattatatttttaaaaacctcatttattacacatgttgagtaaatataattttatatattaaataataaaaaaattatatctttaagaacctcaTTTCTTGtgcgggttaaataaatgtaattttaaaaaactaattttatatagcaaataataaaaaaatgatatatctttaaaaccctgtgtattacacggatttatctattgttaaaaaaatctttaaaaatatatctttaagaaccttgTTTGTTGTgtaggttgaataaatgtaaatttatataccaaacaacaaaaaagttatattaaaaaaaaaccttttgtaTTCACGAAGAAATGtaattatatactaaataataaaaaaaattatattttaaaaaaactccgtatattgtacgggtttaataaatctaattttatatagtaaatattaaaaaaaatgttatatctttaaaaactctgtgtattacatgggtttatctattgttaaaaaaaccttctaaatcaaaatggatttttttattattttttaaagagtaaattgccattttagtccctgagtttttgtccaaattgtcattttagtccaataGTGTTTTTCCTTCTCTGTGTtcctgacttttcctttttcttgccattttgatcgcattgcctaacttagtctaaaaaccaggttataataaggggtatttttggcattaaattattatgaggtttataaattatgttgtaaactacccccGGTTATCACTACACAATAACTATGTTAAAAATACCCCAGGTTATAagactgagttaggcaatgtgatcaaaatggcaagaaaatggaaaagtcaggtACCTAGAGGAGAAAAAaattatttggactaaaatgataaTTCGGATCAAACCTCGctatttactctttttttaaattaggttaatactattttaaatttttggtttgattaataAGTTGTTTAATATAATTTCTCATAGTTAACAATGATAACATAAACAATAAATaataggaaaaattacaagttttgtcctttatctttataccacttttcaggcggtgtcctttttaacgaatgttgacaggcggtgtcctttactaggtattttgttgcaagtttagtcctttacactcaacccagttaaaaaaaccCTATTAATTATTGACAGggggtgtcctttactaggtattttattgcaagtttagtcctttacctaggtattttgttgcaagtttagtcctttacacccaacaattaacaaggttttttaactgggttgggtgtaaaggactaaacttgcaacaaaatacctagtaaatgacaccgcctgtcaacattcgctaaaaaggacaccgcctgaaaagtggtataaagatataagacaaaacttgtaattttgcATGTTTATCTACTGTTAACTGAAACAATGTTTTTTAGTTTAGATAATATTTTACGATTTGAAGTTAAGTTTATGCCAATAATTTAGGgttgataagatttatattaatttaattgatatttaataatttaaattaaataattattatctacaattaaggatgatcaggatggtctagaataatgacaagtgtctcaaagttgattttttttgttatatagtatagatatattaatttttaattaaaaaagttACTATTGACAAGAAAAATAATTAGCAAAATCATAATAAAACAATTACCATACCGAAAAGGCaaaagcaaatgataaaaagtcaCTGAACTTGCACAAATGAGTGACATGGCACCTGCCTAACTCATTTCTCTCTCATGCCCACTCACAATAAATTCTCTTTCTTTAAAAACACCCATCTctttcctctctcctctctcctccaAACACTCACATAACTCATATTTTCTAGTTTTCACCACAAACTAAACCACACTCTATCTCCTTAAAAACAACTTCACCCAATAATAAAAATACCAAAAAATTGCCACATCACCAaaaatacatctcaaatatgtCTTATTGGTGATGCTCTTATAATTAATGGAAAAATTAGAAATAGGTaactttttcttagtttaaaacaaaCCAAAAGATTATATTTGTGGGTAACACCATACGGTGTGGGTGTAGAAAAATGGATTGGAAGCCATTTCATGCCAGGCACACCATTCTGGATACGGCGTGGAGGCCGGCGTTGTTGAAGGGGCGGCAAGAATTCCACCGGCGTGGAGGGCATAGTGGGAGACGAAGTGGCCGCGTGTGATTAGATGCAATTAATATCAATGTTTTCATTTAAATTTAATAGATTTTATCTAATTTTTAAGTATAAAAGTGTGTGCCAAGTGTTGAATAACGACGTTCTTCCACGCCCCGTCCCATAACTCCCGTTTTTGCACCTTACGCGTGCTTACTTGTCGtccacgtgtcgcataacgccccattTTCAAGTCCCTTCATACCATATGGTCTAGGCTCGAAGTACAACATCTTCGGACGTGCAGAGTATGACATCTCCAGACGTTGTCAAATAAACCCAAATAAACTAAGACTGTTGGGGTAACGCACCTCTTAGACTACTAACATAATCATAGTACAATATTTTAGGACATCCAGATTATGACAACTCCGGACACCGTCCAGTAAATTAGAGTCTTGACATTATAGGATGACACCATCCTAGTCGAAGCACGATACTTTCAAATGTCACCAAACCATCTGGAGCTTGATAACTTTGGTGTCATTAACTTATCCAAAACATTAAAATGTCAAAGGTAAATAGCATTTCTGTTTGACATGAGATAATGGAATGaatgagggaatggaatggacaaaggaatagaatggatcattaccattccatagTCTTGTTGAGTTATCATATGAGAATGGAATGAATCATTACCTTGTGTTGGTTGGTAGGCTGGAGTAGACGAAGGAATAAAATCTGTGATGGTGGTGGCAATGGCTACGCTTAGTGGGGGTAGCGGTGGTCAGTGGTGGTCGCGTTGACGTGGGTGG
Above is a window of Helianthus annuus cultivar XRQ/B chromosome 14, HanXRQr2.0-SUNRISE, whole genome shotgun sequence DNA encoding:
- the LOC110889325 gene encoding mannose/glucose-specific lectin; this encodes MAGVLQNISIPRAGFIRVEPRGQFIGQPQSNWSFEIQEGHKLKSIKIDHGDRIIHSLQFTTEFGGALSISDNFGSLVAGQNVSLVTLEADEEIVGIKVSIGIKGRDTYLSSLSFVTNKTTHGPFGGTTDPMFSLPWDKGSLVGFYGIASDWVRGIGGLGVYLKAHGEVLSIGPWGSPYDPQTRWSFLLEGNQRLSTITIFRTGDAINRLVFNTSEKVDGRSGVSVADLVVLDADEEIIGLSGMVDTLPTRHIIISSITFTTNKKVHGPFGNAKGSPFSVSWDIGSFAGFYGFQSLYFDGIGVYLKATN